In Fundulus heteroclitus isolate FHET01 unplaced genomic scaffold, MU-UCD_Fhet_4.1 scaffold_46, whole genome shotgun sequence, a single window of DNA contains:
- the LOC118560613 gene encoding gastrula zinc finger protein XlCGF57.1-like, whose translation MKEEEPEPQGIKEEQLGLCIFPDEKQLVKQETETFVGFSACDKLFQVEPELQQMNVTKEEPEPVQIKEEHGDLWSNEDEEQLVVKQEAGTFKVTPLDSKNYTNEPEEKPFSCPTCAKELSQKSSLSMHIRSHMDEKPFSCPTCAKGYNSKSSLSEPIRTDTGEKLYACKMCDKSFIYRSRLACHMKTHTGEKPFSCPTCAKGFPHKGSLSTHMKTHMGNKPYACEMCDKTFIYRSKLANHMRTHTGDKPFSCPTCAKGFSQRGSLSTHMRTHTGDKPYTCEMCDKSFTVCSSLADHMRTHTGHKPFSCPTCAKGFSQRGSLRTHMRTHIGNKPYSCEMCDKSFSVGSYLADHMRIHTGEKPFSCPICAKGFSFKGNLSMHIRTHTGEKLYACKMCDKSFYDGSHLAVHMRTHTGEKPFSCTTCAKEFSQKSNLITHIRTHTGEKPYACEMCDKSFNDGSNLANHMRTHTGEKPFSCPTCAKGFSQKGSLRIHMRTHTDKKPYTCEMCNKSFSVGSSLARHMRTHSDQ comes from the coding sequence ATGAAAGaggaagaaccagaacctcaaGGAATTAAAGAAGAACAGCTTGGACTGTGTATCTTTCCAGATGAAAAGCAACTTGTTAAGCAGGAGACAGAAACCTTTGTAGGGTTTTCTGCTTGTGACAAACTATTTCAAGTTGAACCTGAACTGCAACAGATGAACGTGACaaaggaggaaccagaacctgtaCAAATTAAAGAGGAACATGGGGATCTCTGGAGTAATGAGGATGAGGAGCAGCTTGTAGTGAAGCAGGAGGCTGGCACCTTTAAGGTGACTCCTCTGGATTCAAAAAATTACACGAATGAACCAGAAGAGAAACCGTTTTCCTGTCCAACTTGTGCAAAAGAACTTTCCCAGAAAAGTAGCCTGAGTATGCACATAAGAAGTCATATGGATGAGAAGCCGTTTTCCTGTCCAACATGTGCAAAAGGGTATAATAGTAAAAGTAGCCTGAGTGAACCCATAAGAACTGATACAGGTGAGAAACTGTACgcttgtaaaatgtgtgataaatctttcaTCTACCGTAGTCGTCTGGCTTGTCACATGAAAACGCACACAGGCGAGAAGCCTTTCTCCTGTCCAACGTGTGCAAAAGGGTTTCCCCATAAAGGTAGCCTGAGTACCCACATGAAAACTCATATGGGCAACAAGCCATACGCTTGTGAAATGTGTGATAAAACTTTCATCTACCGCAGTAAACTGGCTAATCACATGAGAACCCACACAGGCGATAAGCCATTTTCCTGTCCAACATGTGCAAAAGGGTTTTCCCAGAGAGGTAGCCTGAGTACCCACATGAGAACCCATACGGGCGACAAGCCATACACTTGTGaaatgtgtgataaatctttcaCCGTTTGTAGTTCTTTAGCTGATCACATGAGAACGCATACTGGTCACAAGCCTTTTTCCTGTCCAACATGTGCAAAAGGGTTTTCCCAGAGAGGTAGCCTGAGAACTCACATGAGAACTCATATAGGCAACAAGCCATACAGTTGTGaaatgtgtgataaatctttcaGCGTTGGTAGTTATTTAGCTgatcacatgagaatccacacaggtgagaagcctttttccTGTCCAATTTGTGCAAAAGGGTTTTCCTTTAAAGGTAACCTGAGTATGCACATAAGAACTCATACAGGTGAGAAACTGTACgcttgtaaaatgtgtgataaatctttcTACGATGGTAGTCATTTAGCTGTTCACATGAGAAcgcacacaggtgagaagcctttttccTGTACAACTTGTGCAAAAGAGTTTTCCCAGAAAAGTAACCTGATTACGCACATAAGAACGCATACAGGTGAGAAACCGTATGCTTGTGAAATGTGTGATAAATCCTTCAACGATGGTAGTAATTTAGCTAATCACATGAGAACGCACACAGGGGAGAAGCCTTTTTCCTGTCCAACTTGTGCAAAGGGGTTTTCCCAGAAAGGTAGCCTGAGaattcacatgagaactcataCGGACAAGAAGCCTTACACTTGTGAAATGTGTAATAAGTCTTTCAGCGTTGGTAGTAGTCTGGCTCGTCACATGAGAACCCACTCAGATCAGTAG